Proteins from a genomic interval of Nasonia vitripennis strain AsymCx chromosome 3, Nvit_psr_1.1, whole genome shotgun sequence:
- the LOC100120780 gene encoding cyclic AMP response element-binding protein A isoform X2, producing MGKDDDWSCSIGSASLRDCKQTSFGVVLRDRLMTDAALGGPKPIKSEHSYSMLACSPPPTITTTASSGTGVSRLQQQSHQAVDHHVSGVFAGAIVCTSEPSRLDVTDMEEECYPAISMNTASGRDSSRSSPVSFVTASDSVELTRPDVCIDEDEAESCTKIKGEPLSAPCSPCASNPTILIEDNKSTMAISPHSLHLTGFASQTSDSEDEDEEMQQEFKVETFEVPIEDDVIDQTSSQELPPTPPSSASSDSEGTVSASCSPERRDSHGSVHVQSLRGFLQPRLYVTTNGTISQHAASTRQPIHTPLISCQPKGSTGVLVLTEEEKRTLIAEGYPVPTKLPLTKQEEKSLKKVRRKIKNKISAQESRRKKKEYMDGLERRVTLLTNENSTYREKVSTLETTNRQLLKELQRLQAIIQRNKSS from the exons ATGGGTAAGGACGACGACTGGAGCTGCAGCATCGGCTCGGCCAGTCTTCGGGACTGCAAGCAGACGTCCTTCGGCGTGGTGCTGCGGGACCGGCTCATGACCGATGCCGCCCTCGGTGGACCCAAGCCCATCAAGTCCGAGCATAGCTACAGCATGTTGGCCTGCAGTCCTCCGCCCACCATCACCACGACCGCCTCCAGTGGAACCGGGGTCAGCAGACTTCAGCAGCAGAGTCATCAAGCCGTCGACCACCATGTGTCCGGGGTCTTCGCGGGGGCTATCGTCTGCACGAGCGAACCCAGCAGACTGGATG TGACGGATATGGAAGAAGAATGCTACCCGGCCATCTCCATGAACACAGCGTCCGGCAGGGATTCCTCGAGATCATCGCCCGTCTCGTTCGTCACTGCCTCCGACAGCGTCGAGCTGACGAGGCCGGACGTCTGCATCGACGAGGACGAAGCCGAGAGCTGCACTAAAATCAAGGGCGAACCTCTCAGTGCTCCCTGCAGTCCCTGCGCTTCGAATCCGACGATTCTCATCGAGGACAACAAGAGCACCATGGCCATCTCGCCGCACAGCCTACACCTGACCGGCTTCGCCTCGCAGACCAGCGACAGCGAGGACGAGGATGAGGAGATGCAACAG GAATTCAAAGTCGAGACCTTCGAGGTGCCCATCGAGGACGACGTGATCGACCAGACCTCGAGCCAGGAACTCCCACCCACGCCTCCGAGCAGTGCGAGCTCCGACAGCGAGGGCACGGTCTCTGCCTCTTGTTCACCCGAACGCAGGGATTCCCACGGCTCCGTCCACGTTCAGAGCCTCCGAGGCTTCCTACAGCCCAGGCTATACGTCACGACGAACGGCACCATCAGCCAACACGCCGCCAGCACGCGTCAACCCATTCACACGCCCCTCATCTCTTGTCAACCG AAGGGCTCTACGGGTGTGCTTGTACTCACCGAGGAGGAGAAGAGGACATTGATCGCCGAAGGCTACCCAGTGCCGACGAAGCTGCCTCTCACCAAGCAGGAGGAGAAATCGCTGAAGAAAGTGCGCAGGAAAATCAAGAACAAG ATCTCCGCGCAAGAGTCGCGCAGGAAGAAGAAGGAGTACATGGACGGCCTGGAGAGGCGAGTGACGCTGCTGACGAACGAGAACTCGACCTACAGGGAAAAGGTCTCCACGCTGGAAACCACCAATCGCCAGCTGCTCAAGGAGCTGCAGCGTCTCCAGGCGATAATCCAACGAAACAAGTCTTCCTAA
- the LOC100120780 gene encoding cyclic AMP response element-binding protein A isoform X1, with product MEFYDVGTSALGELWDSYLVESSLSHDALMGKDDDWSCSIGSASLRDCKQTSFGVVLRDRLMTDAALGGPKPIKSEHSYSMLACSPPPTITTTASSGTGVSRLQQQSHQAVDHHVSGVFAGAIVCTSEPSRLDVTDMEEECYPAISMNTASGRDSSRSSPVSFVTASDSVELTRPDVCIDEDEAESCTKIKGEPLSAPCSPCASNPTILIEDNKSTMAISPHSLHLTGFASQTSDSEDEDEEMQQEFKVETFEVPIEDDVIDQTSSQELPPTPPSSASSDSEGTVSASCSPERRDSHGSVHVQSLRGFLQPRLYVTTNGTISQHAASTRQPIHTPLISCQPKGSTGVLVLTEEEKRTLIAEGYPVPTKLPLTKQEEKSLKKVRRKIKNKISAQESRRKKKEYMDGLERRVTLLTNENSTYREKVSTLETTNRQLLKELQRLQAIIQRNKSS from the exons AGCCTGAGCCATGACGCCCTCATGGGTAAGGACGACGACTGGAGCTGCAGCATCGGCTCGGCCAGTCTTCGGGACTGCAAGCAGACGTCCTTCGGCGTGGTGCTGCGGGACCGGCTCATGACCGATGCCGCCCTCGGTGGACCCAAGCCCATCAAGTCCGAGCATAGCTACAGCATGTTGGCCTGCAGTCCTCCGCCCACCATCACCACGACCGCCTCCAGTGGAACCGGGGTCAGCAGACTTCAGCAGCAGAGTCATCAAGCCGTCGACCACCATGTGTCCGGGGTCTTCGCGGGGGCTATCGTCTGCACGAGCGAACCCAGCAGACTGGATG TGACGGATATGGAAGAAGAATGCTACCCGGCCATCTCCATGAACACAGCGTCCGGCAGGGATTCCTCGAGATCATCGCCCGTCTCGTTCGTCACTGCCTCCGACAGCGTCGAGCTGACGAGGCCGGACGTCTGCATCGACGAGGACGAAGCCGAGAGCTGCACTAAAATCAAGGGCGAACCTCTCAGTGCTCCCTGCAGTCCCTGCGCTTCGAATCCGACGATTCTCATCGAGGACAACAAGAGCACCATGGCCATCTCGCCGCACAGCCTACACCTGACCGGCTTCGCCTCGCAGACCAGCGACAGCGAGGACGAGGATGAGGAGATGCAACAG GAATTCAAAGTCGAGACCTTCGAGGTGCCCATCGAGGACGACGTGATCGACCAGACCTCGAGCCAGGAACTCCCACCCACGCCTCCGAGCAGTGCGAGCTCCGACAGCGAGGGCACGGTCTCTGCCTCTTGTTCACCCGAACGCAGGGATTCCCACGGCTCCGTCCACGTTCAGAGCCTCCGAGGCTTCCTACAGCCCAGGCTATACGTCACGACGAACGGCACCATCAGCCAACACGCCGCCAGCACGCGTCAACCCATTCACACGCCCCTCATCTCTTGTCAACCG AAGGGCTCTACGGGTGTGCTTGTACTCACCGAGGAGGAGAAGAGGACATTGATCGCCGAAGGCTACCCAGTGCCGACGAAGCTGCCTCTCACCAAGCAGGAGGAGAAATCGCTGAAGAAAGTGCGCAGGAAAATCAAGAACAAG ATCTCCGCGCAAGAGTCGCGCAGGAAGAAGAAGGAGTACATGGACGGCCTGGAGAGGCGAGTGACGCTGCTGACGAACGAGAACTCGACCTACAGGGAAAAGGTCTCCACGCTGGAAACCACCAATCGCCAGCTGCTCAAGGAGCTGCAGCGTCTCCAGGCGATAATCCAACGAAACAAGTCTTCCTAA